In the Olleya sp. Hel_I_94 genome, one interval contains:
- the rpmG gene encoding 50S ribosomal protein L33 translates to MAKKGNRVQVILECTEHKESGKPGTSRYITTKNKKNTPDRMEIKKFNPILKKMTVHKEIK, encoded by the coding sequence ATGGCAAAGAAAGGTAATAGAGTACAAGTAATATTAGAGTGCACAGAGCACAAAGAGTCTGGAAAGCCAGGAACGTCTCGTTATATTACAACGAAGAACAAAAAGAACACTCCTGATAGAATGGAAATTAAAAAATTCAATCCTATCTTGAAGAAAATGACCGTACACAAAGAAAT